From one Syntrophorhabdus sp. genomic stretch:
- a CDS encoding metallophosphoesterase has translation MKIAVISDTHLDHPTEGFKRHTKTLFGDVDMVLHAGDMTSSSVFDYLSNWDLRAVRGNMDDFDLAARLPESRVEEIAGTRIGIIHGWGSPRALEDKVLSALPGVDIIVFGHSHVPLNTKKGGTILFNPGSYRGGYSAPGTVGIIEIAGEVTLRHLQVDEH, from the coding sequence ATGAAGATCGCTGTCATCTCGGACACTCATCTTGATCACCCGACAGAGGGTTTCAAGCGTCACACGAAAACCCTGTTCGGTGATGTCGATATGGTGCTCCATGCCGGCGACATGACGTCATCGAGCGTCTTCGACTACCTCTCGAACTGGGACCTCCGGGCGGTGAGGGGCAACATGGACGACTTCGACCTGGCAGCCCGCCTCCCGGAGAGTCGTGTGGAGGAGATCGCGGGAACACGGATAGGGATCATCCACGGATGGGGTTCACCCCGGGCGCTCGAGGACAAGGTCCTCAGCGCGCTTCCAGGCGTGGATATCATCGTCTTCGGCCACTCCCACGTTCCCCTGAATACAAAGAAAGGGGGGACCATCCTTTTCAATCCCGGAAGCTACAGGGGCGGATACTCAGCGCCCGGGACCGTCGGGATCATTGAGATTGCAGGGGAGGTCACCCTGCGGCACCTTCAGGTCGATGAGCATTAA